In Primulina eburnea isolate SZY01 chromosome 14, ASM2296580v1, whole genome shotgun sequence, the following proteins share a genomic window:
- the LOC140812170 gene encoding LOW QUALITY PROTEIN: protein kinase STUNTED-like (The sequence of the model RefSeq protein was modified relative to this genomic sequence to represent the inferred CDS: deleted 2 bases in 2 codons) encodes MRLNLGRKNVVVGIRLDEHTQELLDWAVVKVADSGDNVVAVHVCRNSDFVSKQRAVLDGYLEDYRGLCDRRQVSLSSEVVKGNSIRKILVREANKYDATAVIVGITNHNALGGWNSIAKYCAKRLPQSTEVMAIHNGKIVFSRCSTSHLEGLNDDPKPSFYFKKRCHKFKDYLSDFEESVISETSRLSCDGREDDALDSVSRLRRSSLSLISLPVEDFTKQRPGWPLLQTASSVTQPALEAREMSVVQWVMNLPHRSLDRLAHHQELPKDLELILNENSKCCQVFSHDFIKKSTSEFSLGNLIGKGGSNRVYKGVLPEGKPVAIKVLQSSEEAWKNFIQEFAIITTVKHKRITPLLGICVESSSNLVSVYDLLSKGNLEDNLHGSDGTNDSVLSWAVRFKIAFGIAEALNYLHNECQRPVIHRDVKSSNILLTDELEPQLSDFGLAIWGPTKASFLTDSDVVGTFGYLAPEYFMYGKVSDKIDVYAFGVVLLELLSGRKPIGLEMTKDQESLVMWAKPKLENGDLTSILDPNLGSNIDDSQVKRMALAATLCLTQAARLRPKMCQILKILKGEEECMNGQKSHDDSENHDDDEVYPDSSAESHLSLAFLDVNDYSTSFSSLDQSSPHSLGEYLKKRWSRSSSLE; translated from the exons ATGAGGTTGAATTTGGGGAGGAAGAATGTGGTGGTGGGAATTCGACTCGATGAGCATACTCAAGAATTGTTGGATTGGGCAGTTGTGAAAGTGGCTGATTCAGGCGATAACGTTGTTGCTGTCCATGTTTGCAGAAATTCTG ATTTCGTTTCGAAACAGAGAGCTGTGTTGGATGGTTATCTGGAAGACTATCGAGGTCTGTGCGATAGAAGGCAG GTTTCTCTGTCTTCTGAGGTAGTTAAAGGGAATTCAATAAGGAAAATTTTGGTGAGAGAAGCAAATAAATATGATGCGACTGCTGTTATAGTGGGGATAACTAATCACAATGCTTTGGG GGGATGGAATTCAATTGCTAAATATTGTGCAAAACGTCTGCCTCAAAGCACAGAAGTTATGGCAATACACAATGGTAAAATTGTGTTCAGCAGGTGTTCGACGAGTCACCTTGAAG GTCTTAATGACGACCCAAAACCGAGTTTTTACTTTAAAAAACGCTGCCATAAATTCAAAGATTACCTGTCTGATTTTGAAGAATCTGTGATATCGGAAACGAGCAGACTTAGTTGTGATGGAAGAGAGGATGATGCACTTGACTCTGTTTCTAGACTAAGGAGAAGCTCTTTGAGTTTAATTTCTTTGCCAGTGGAGGATTTTACGAAACAAAGGCCTGGTTGGCCTCTACTCCAAACAGCTAGTTCAGTAACTCAACCAGCACTTGAAGCAAGAGAAATGTCAGTAGTGCAGTGGGTAATGAACTTACCTCACCGATCTCTGGACCGACTAGCCCATCATCAGGAGTTGCCGAAAGATCTGGAACTTATACTCAACGAAAATTCAAAGTGCTGCCAAGTTTTCAGCCATGACTTTATCAAGAAATCCACTTCTGAATTCTCCCTAG gAAATTTGATTGGTAAAGGAGGAAGTAACCGTGTGTATAAAGGGGTTCTTCCTGAAGGGAAACCTGTTGCAATAAAGGTGTTGCAATCTTCAGAAGAGGCGTGGAAGAATTTTATACAGGAGTTTGCCATAATAACCACAGTGAAGCACAAAAGAATAACACCTTTACTTGGTATATGCGTAGAAAGCAGTAGCAATCTCGTATCTGTTTATGATCTTTTGTCCAAAGGGAATTTGGAAGATAATCTACATG GTAGTGATGGAACGAATGATTCAGTACTCTCATGGGCAGTAAGATTTAAAATAGCTTTTGGGATAGCTGAAGCACTAAATTACTTGCACAACGAATGTCAAAGGCCTGTTATTCACAGAGATGTTAAATCATCAAATATTCTTCTCACCGACGAATTAGAACCACAG TTGAGTGACTTTGGATTGGCTATCTGGGGACCTACAAAGGCATCTTTCTTGACAGATAGTGATGTA GTTGGAACATTTGGCTATCTTGCTCCTGAGTATTTTATGTACGGTAAAGTAAGTGACAAGATTGATGTATATGCTTTCGGTGTCGTTCTACTAGAATTGTTATCGGGAAGGAAACCTATTGGACTTGAGATGACAAAGGATCAAGAAAGCTTAGTGATGTGG GCAAAACCCAAACTAGAAAATGGAGATTTGACGAGCATATTGGACCCAAATTTGGGTAGCAATATCGATGACAGT CAAGTGAAAAGAATGGCTCTAGCAGCTACCTTATGCCTAACTCAAGCAGCACGCCTGCGTCCCAAAATGTGCCAG ATACTAAAGATCCTCAAAGGAGAAGAAGAATGTATGAACGGGCAAAAATCGCATGATGACTCAGAAAATCACGATGATGACGAAGTTTATCCAGATTCAAGTGCAGAATCACATTTAAGTCTTGCATTTCTTGATGTGAATGATTACTCAACTTCATTCAGTAGTCTGGATCAAAGCAGTCCTCATTCACTTGGTGAATATTTGAAGAAAAGATGGAGTAGATCATCAAGTTTAGAGTAG